CCGCCCGAGACCATGGCCGAGTTGCAGCTGGAGCACATCGATGTCCTGCTCGGAATGGAACCCGAGATCCTGGTGCTGGGCACGGGAGCGAGCCTGCGGTTTCCGCAAGCGGCCATCATGCACCGGGTCCAGGCCGCCGGGGTGGGGTTGGAGGTGATGGACACCGCCGCGGCCTGCCGCACCTTTGCCGTGCTGGCCTCGGAGGACCGCAATGTGGTGGCGGCGTTGATGATGATCTGAGCGCAAACCTTATACGCATGGGGGAAGCGGACGTAGGTCGGGTTAGCCTGAAAGGCGTAACCCGACAGGATTCGCGCTGTATTGTAGGGTTACGCTGCGCTAACCCGACCTACATTTCTGCTTCTTCTGGATCCCGGCGTGCGCCGGGATGACGAAAGGGAAATTATTCAGGGATTACCTGATTCATCGCAACAGCGCATCATGGGAGAAGCCCTCGCTCTCCAGTATCTCGCGCAGACGCCTGAGCGCATCCATCTGGATCTGACGCACCCGTTCACGGGTCACGCCGATCTCCCTTCCCACTTCCTCCAGGGTACAGGTCTTGTGG
This sequence is a window from Thiohalobacter thiocyanaticus. Protein-coding genes within it:
- a CDS encoding Mth938-like domain-containing protein; this encodes MHPGAAGDYLVSMHFAQDTNTGSYAIRGYGPGEIRINEDVYRESLIISATRLSTDWPPETMAELQLEHIDVLLGMEPEILVLGTGASLRFPQAAIMHRVQAAGVGLEVMDTAAACRTFAVLASEDRNVVAALMMI